A part of Escherichia marmotae genomic DNA contains:
- the ydeE gene encoding efflux MFS transporter YdeE: MNLSLRRSTCALLASSLLLTIGRGATLPFMTIYLSRQYGLGVDLIGYAMTIALTIGVVFSLGFGILADKFDKKRYMLLAITAFASGFIAIPLVDSVTLVVLFFALINCAYSVFATVLKAWFADNLSSTSKTKIFSINYTMLNIGWTIGPPIGTLLVMQSINLPFWLAAICSAFPMLFIQIWVKRSEKIIATEASSVWSPKVLLQDKALLWFTCSAFLASFVSGAFASCISQYVMVIADGDFAEKVVAVVLPVNAAMVVTLQYSVGRRINPTNIRALMTVGTLCFVVGLIGFIFSGNSLLLWGISAAVFTLGEIIYAPGEYMLIDHIAPPGMKASYFSAQSLGWLGAAINPLVSGIVLTTMPPSSLFVILALVIIAAWMLMLKGIRTRTWGQPVLC; the protein is encoded by the coding sequence ATGAACTTATCCCTGAGACGCTCTACCTGCGCCCTTCTCGCCTCATCGTTGTTATTAACCATCGGACGGGGTGCCACGCTACCGTTTATGACCATTTATTTGAGTCGCCAGTACGGTCTGGGAGTCGATCTGATCGGTTATGCGATGACAATTGCACTAACCATCGGCGTGGTTTTTAGCCTTGGATTTGGCATTCTGGCGGATAAGTTCGACAAGAAACGTTATATGTTACTGGCAATTACCGCCTTCGCCAGCGGTTTTATCGCCATTCCCCTGGTGGACAGCGTAACGCTGGTGGTGCTGTTCTTTGCTCTCATCAACTGCGCCTATTCCGTTTTTGCTACCGTGTTGAAAGCCTGGTTTGCCGATAATCTTTCATCCACCAGCAAAACGAAGATCTTCTCGATCAACTACACCATGCTCAACATTGGCTGGACCATCGGCCCACCGATCGGCACGCTATTGGTGATGCAAAGCATCAATCTGCCCTTTTGGCTGGCCGCCATCTGTTCCGCGTTCCCCATGCTTTTCATTCAAATTTGGGTAAAGCGCAGCGAGAAAATCATCGCCACAGAGGCGAGTAGCGTCTGGTCGCCAAAAGTTTTGTTACAGGATAAAGCTCTGCTGTGGTTCACCTGCTCTGCCTTTCTTGCTTCTTTCGTGAGCGGTGCTTTTGCCTCGTGCATTTCACAATATGTGATGGTGATTGCTGATGGCGATTTTGCCGAAAAGGTGGTCGCGGTTGTTCTTCCGGTTAATGCTGCGATGGTGGTTACGTTGCAATATTCCGTGGGTCGTCGCATTAATCCGACCAACATTCGCGCATTAATGACGGTGGGCACCCTCTGTTTTGTCGTCGGTCTGATCGGGTTTATCTTTTCCGGCAACAGCCTGCTACTTTGGGGAATTTCAGCCGCGGTATTTACCCTCGGTGAGATCATTTATGCCCCTGGTGAGTACATGTTGATTGACCATATTGCGCCGCCGGGGATGAAAGCCAGTTATTTTTCCGCCCAGTCATTAGGCTGGCTTGGCGCAGCGATAAATCCACTGGTGAGTGGTATCGTGCTCACTACCATGCCGCCTTCCTCGCTGTTTGTCATCTTAGCGTTGGTGATCATTGCGGCGTGGATGCTGATGTTAAAAGGTATTCGCACCAGAACGTGGGGGCAGCCGGTGCTTTGTTGA
- the ydeA gene encoding L-arabinose MFS transporter, translating to MTTNIVSRKVAWLRVVTLAVAAFIFNTTEFVPVGLLSDIAQSFHMQTAQVGIMLTIYAWVVALMSLPFMLMTSQVERRKLLICLFVVFIASHILSFLSWSFTVLVISRIGVAFAHAIFWSITASLAIRMAPAGKRAQALSLIATGTALAMVLGLPIGRIVGQYFGWRTTFLAIGIGALLTLLCLIKLLPLLPSEHSGSLKSLPQLFRRPALISIYLLTVVVVTAHYTAYSYIEPFVQNVAGFSANFATALLLMLGGAGIIGSLIFGKLGNQYASILVSAAIALLLVCLALLLPSASSEIHLGVLSIFWGIAMMIIGLGMQVKVLALAPDATDVAMALFSGIFNIGIGAGALVGNQVSLHWSMSMIGYVGAVPALAALIWSIIIFRRWPVALEEQTR from the coding sequence ATGACAACGAATATTGTTTCCCGCAAAGTGGCGTGGCTACGGGTAGTTACGCTGGCAGTCGCCGCCTTTATCTTCAATACCACTGAATTTGTTCCTGTTGGTCTGCTTTCTGACATTGCGCAAAGCTTCCATATGCAAACCGCACAAGTCGGTATCATGTTGACCATTTATGCGTGGGTAGTGGCGCTAATGTCACTGCCTTTTATGCTAATGACCAGTCAGGTCGAACGCCGCAAGTTGCTGATCTGCCTGTTTGTGGTGTTTATCGCCAGCCACATCCTGTCGTTTTTATCGTGGAGTTTTACTGTTCTGGTGATCAGCCGTATTGGCGTAGCTTTCGCTCATGCTATTTTCTGGTCGATTACGGCGTCACTGGCGATCCGTATGGCACCCGCCGGAAAGCGAGCGCAGGCATTGAGTTTAATTGCCACCGGCACAGCACTGGCAATGGTATTAGGTTTACCTATCGGGCGCATTGTGGGGCAATATTTCGGCTGGCGAACGACATTCCTCGCGATCGGTATCGGGGCGCTTCTTACCCTTCTGTGCCTCATCAAGCTACTGCCATTACTGCCCAGCGAACATTCCGGCTCATTAAAAAGCCTTCCGCAACTGTTCCGCCGCCCGGCATTGATAAGCATTTATTTGCTGACTGTGGTGGTCGTTACCGCCCATTACACGGCATACAGCTATATCGAACCTTTTGTGCAAAATGTTGCGGGATTCAGCGCCAACTTTGCCACGGCATTGCTGTTGATGCTCGGTGGCGCGGGCATTATTGGTAGCCTGATTTTCGGTAAGCTTGGTAACCAGTATGCATCTATTCTGGTCAGTGCTGCGATTGCGCTGTTGCTGGTGTGCCTGGCGTTACTGTTACCTTCGGCAAGTAGCGAGATACACCTCGGCGTACTGAGCATTTTCTGGGGGATCGCGATGATGATCATCGGGCTTGGGATGCAGGTTAAAGTGCTGGCGCTGGCACCGGATGCCACCGACGTTGCGATGGCGCTATTCTCCGGGATATTTAATATTGGCATTGGTGCCGGGGCGCTGGTGGGTAATCAGGTCAGTCTGCACTGGTCGATGTCGATGATTGGTTATGTGGGCGCAGTTCCGGCACTCGCCGCATTGATATGGTCGATCATAATATTCCGCCGCTGGCCTGTGGCACTCGAAGAACAGACACGATAA
- the mgtS gene encoding protein MgtS yields MLGNMNVFIAVLGIILFSGFLAAYFSHKWDD; encoded by the coding sequence ATGCTGGGTAATATGAATGTTTTTATCGCCGTACTGGGAATAATTTTATTTTCTGGTTTTCTGGCCGCGTATTTCAGCCACAAATGGGATGACTAA
- the glsB gene encoding glutaminase B, which produces MAVAMDNVILENILRQVRPLIGQGKVADYIPALATVDGSRLGIAICTVDGQLFQAGDAQERFSIQSISKVLSLVVAMRHYSEEEIWQRVGKDPSGSPFNSLVQLEMEQGIPRNPFINAGALVVCDMLQGRLSAPRQRMLEVVRGLSGVSDIAYDTVVARSEFEHSARNAAIAWLMKSFGNFHHDVTTVLQNYFHYCALKMSCVELARTFVFLANQGKAFHIDEPVVTPMQARQINALMATSGMYQNAGEFAWRVGLPAKSGVGGGIVAIVPHEMAIAVWSPELDDAGNSLAGIAVLEQLTKQLGRSVY; this is translated from the coding sequence GTGGCTGTCGCCATGGATAATGTAATTTTAGAAAACATCTTGCGGCAAGTGCGGCCGCTAATTGGTCAGGGTAAAGTCGCAGATTATATTCCGGCACTGGCAACCGTCGATGGCTCCCGCCTGGGGATTGCCATTTGTACCGTTGATGGGCAGCTTTTTCAGGCCGGAGACGCGCAAGAACGTTTTTCCATTCAATCTATTTCCAAAGTGCTCAGTCTCGTTGTCGCTATGCGTCATTACTCCGAAGAGGAGATCTGGCAACGCGTCGGCAAAGATCCGTCTGGATCGCCGTTCAATTCCCTGGTGCAACTGGAAATGGAGCAGGGCATTCCACGCAATCCGTTTATTAATGCCGGTGCGTTGGTCGTCTGCGATATGCTGCAAGGGCGGTTAAGCGCCCCGCGGCAGCGTATGCTGGAAGTGGTGCGCGGCTTAAGCGGCGTGTCTGATATTGCCTACGATACGGTGGTGGCGCGTTCCGAGTTTGAACATTCTGCGAGAAATGCGGCGATCGCCTGGCTGATGAAGTCGTTTGGTAATTTCCATCATGATGTAACTACCGTTCTGCAAAACTACTTTCATTACTGCGCACTGAAAATGAGTTGTGTTGAGCTGGCGCGGACGTTTGTCTTTCTGGCGAATCAGGGGAAGGCTTTTCATATCGATGAGCCAGTAGTAACGCCGATGCAGGCACGGCAAATTAATGCGCTGATGGCAACGAGCGGAATGTACCAGAACGCGGGTGAATTTGCCTGGCGAGTGGGGCTTCCGGCGAAATCTGGCGTTGGCGGCGGTATTGTTGCGATCGTCCCGCATGAAATGGCTATCGCGGTATGGAGCCCGGAACTGGATGATGCGGGCAACTCTCTTGCCGGTATCGCAGTACTTGAACAATTGACGAAACAATTAGGACGCTCGGTTTATTAA
- the dgcZ gene encoding diguanylate cyclase DgcZ, giving the protein MIKKTTEIDAILLDLNKAIDAHYQWLVSMFHSVVAKDASKPEITDNHSYGLCQFGQWIDHLGPLDNDELPYVRLMDSAHQHMHICGRELMLAIVENRWQEAHFDAFQDGLLSFTAALTDYKIYLLTIRSNMDVLTGLPGRRVLDESFDHQLRNAEPLNLYLILLDIDRFKLVNDTYGHLIGDVVLRTLATYLATRTRDYETVYRYGGEEFIIIVKAANDEKACRAGVRICQLVDNHAIAHSDGHINITVTAGVSRAFPEESLDAVIGRADRAMYEGKQTGRNRCMFIDEQSVITRV; this is encoded by the coding sequence ATGATCAAGAAGACAACGGAAATTGATGCCATCTTGTTAGATCTCAATAAGGCTATTGATGCCCATTACCAGTGGCTGGTGAGTATGTTTCACAGCGTGGTAGCGAAAGATGCCAGTAAGCCAGAAATTACAGATAACCATTCTTATGGGCTGTGCCAGTTTGGTCAGTGGATTGATCATCTGGGGCCACTCGATAACGATGAATTACCTTACGTTCGGCTAATGGATTCTGCGCATCAGCATATGCATATCTGCGGACGGGAGTTAATGCTGGCTATTGTTGAAAATCGCTGGCAGGAAGCGCATTTTGACGCATTTCAGGACGGGTTACTTTCTTTTACCGCGGCATTAACCGATTACAAAATTTACCTTTTAACTATTCGTAGCAATATGGATGTTCTGACTGGCTTACCCGGTCGTCGGGTTCTTGATGAGTCCTTTGATCATCAATTACGCAATGCTGAGCCGTTGAATCTCTATTTAATATTGCTGGATATAGACCGATTTAAATTGGTTAATGATACCTACGGGCATTTAATAGGCGATGTGGTATTACGCACGCTGGCAACTTACTTAGCTACCAGGACGCGTGATTACGAAACGGTTTATCGCTATGGCGGCGAAGAATTTATCATCATCGTCAAAGCTGCTAATGATGAAAAGGCATGCCGTGCCGGAGTTCGTATTTGCCAGTTAGTCGATAACCACGCAATTGCACATTCTGACGGGCATATCAACATAACCGTGACCGCTGGAGTCAGCCGGGCATTTCCTGAAGAGTCGCTGGATGCGGTAATCGGAAGAGCAGACAGAGCAATGTATGAAGGTAAGCAGACCGGAAGAAACCGCTGCATGTTTATTGATGAACAGAGCGTGATTACTCGAGTTTAA
- the marR gene encoding multiple antibiotic resistance transcriptional regulator MarR, with protein sequence MKSTSDLFNEIIPLGRLIYMVNQKKDRLLNDYLSPLDITAAQFKVLCSIRCAACITPVELKKVLSVDLGALTRMLDRLVCKGWVERLPNPNDKRGVLVKLTASGAAICEQCHQLVGQDLHQELTKNLTADEVATLEHLLKKVLP encoded by the coding sequence GTGAAAAGTACCAGCGACCTGTTCAATGAAATCATCCCATTGGGTCGCTTAATCTATATGGTTAATCAGAAGAAAGACCGTCTGCTTAACGATTATCTGTCACCGCTGGATATCACTGCGGCACAGTTTAAGGTGCTCTGCTCTATCCGCTGCGCAGCGTGCATTACACCGGTCGAGCTGAAAAAAGTGTTGTCGGTCGACCTGGGAGCACTGACCCGTATGCTGGATCGCCTGGTCTGTAAAGGTTGGGTGGAACGGTTGCCTAACCCGAATGACAAGCGCGGCGTGCTGGTAAAGCTCACCGCCAGCGGCGCGGCAATATGTGAACAATGCCATCAATTAGTTGGCCAGGACCTGCATCAAGAATTAACAAAAAACCTGACGGCGGACGAAGTGGCAACGCTTGAGCATTTGCTTAAGAAAGTCCTGCCGTAA
- the mgtT gene encoding protein MgtT — protein MNGDNPSPNRPLVTVVYKGPDFSDGEKKPPVNRR, from the coding sequence ATGAACGGAGATAATCCCTCACCTAACCGGCCCCTTGTTACAGTTGTGTACAAGGGGCCTGATTTTTCTGACGGCGAAAAAAAACCGCCAGTAAACCGGCGGTGA
- the marC gene encoding NAAT family transporter MarC: protein MLDLFKAIGLGLVVLLPLANPLTTVALFLGLAGNMNSAERNRQSLMASVYVFAIMMVAYYAGQLVMDTFGISIPGLRIAGGLIVAFIGFRMLFPQQKATDSPEAKSKSEELEDEPSTNIAFVPLAMPSTAGPGTIAMIISSASTVRQSSTFADWVLMVAPPLIFFLVAVILWGSLRSSGAIMRLVGKGGIEAISRLMGFLLVCMGVQFIINGILEIIKTYH from the coding sequence ATGTTAGATTTGTTTAAAGCGATTGGTCTGGGGCTGGTGGTGTTACTGCCGTTAGCTAACCCGCTTACTACCGTAGCGTTGTTTCTCGGTCTGGCGGGCAACATGAACAGTGCCGAACGTAATCGCCAGTCGTTGATGGCCTCAGTGTATGTATTTGCCATCATGATGGTGGCGTATTACGCCGGGCAACTGGTGATGGATACCTTCGGCATTTCGATTCCCGGTCTGCGGATTGCAGGCGGACTAATCGTTGCGTTTATCGGTTTTCGTATGCTCTTTCCACAGCAAAAGGCAACGGACTCTCCGGAGGCAAAAAGTAAATCGGAAGAACTGGAAGATGAACCCAGCACCAATATTGCTTTTGTGCCGCTGGCAATGCCAAGTACCGCCGGGCCGGGAACCATTGCGATGATCATTAGCTCGGCGTCCACTGTGCGTCAGAGTTCAACTTTCGCGGACTGGGTACTGATGGTTGCGCCGCCGCTGATCTTTTTCCTGGTGGCGGTCATTTTATGGGGAAGTCTGCGTAGCTCTGGTGCCATTATGCGGCTGGTGGGCAAGGGAGGAATTGAAGCGATCTCCCGCCTGATGGGGTTCTTACTGGTTTGTATGGGTGTGCAGTTTATTATTAACGGCATCCTGGAAATTATTAAAACTTACCATTAA
- the marB gene encoding multiple antibiotic resistance protein MarB encodes MKPLLSAIATALILFSAQGFAEQTTQPVVTPCGDEVIVPPSQEQPPFDLNHMGTGSDKSDALGVPYYNQHTM; translated from the coding sequence ATGAAACCACTTTTATCCGCAATAGCAACCGCGCTTATTCTCTTTTCCGCGCAGGGATTTGCGGAACAAACTACGCAGCCGGTCGTTACTCCCTGCGGCGATGAAGTGATTGTTCCTCCATCGCAGGAACAACCCCCTTTCGATTTAAATCACATGGGGACAGGCAGTGATAAGTCGGATGCGCTGGGCGTGCCTTATTATAATCAACACACCATGTAA
- the eamA gene encoding O-acetylserine/cysteine exporter yields the protein MSRKDGLLALLVVVVWGLNFVVIKVGLHNMPPLMLAGMRFMLVAFPAIFFVARPKVPLNLLLGYGLTISFAQFAFLFCAINFGMPAGLASLVLQAQAFFTIVLGAFTFGERLHGKQLAGIALAIFGVLVLIEDSLNGQHVAMLGFMLTLAAAFSWACGNIFNKKIMSHSSRPAVMSLVIWSALIPIIPFFVASLILDGSATMIHSLVTIDMITILSLMYLAFVATIVGYGIWGTLLGRYETWRVAPLSLLVPVVGLASAALLLDERLTGLQFFGAVLIMGGLYINVFGLRWRKAVKVRG from the coding sequence ATGTCGCGAAAAGATGGGTTATTGGCGCTACTGGTTGTGGTGGTGTGGGGGCTTAATTTTGTGGTCATCAAAGTGGGACTTCACAACATGCCACCGCTGATGCTGGCCGGTATGCGCTTTATGCTGGTCGCTTTCCCGGCTATCTTTTTTGTCGCACGGCCGAAAGTACCGCTGAATTTACTGCTGGGGTATGGTTTAACCATCAGTTTTGCGCAGTTTGCCTTTCTCTTCTGCGCCATTAACTTCGGTATGCCGGCTGGACTGGCCTCGCTGGTATTACAGGCTCAGGCGTTTTTTACTATCGTGCTTGGGGCGTTTACTTTCGGTGAGCGACTGCATGGCAAACAACTGGCGGGGATCGCCTTAGCGATTTTTGGTGTACTGGTGTTAATCGAAGATAGCCTGAACGGTCAGCATGTAGCGATGCTCGGCTTTATGTTGACCCTGGCGGCAGCATTTAGCTGGGCGTGTGGCAACATCTTCAATAAAAAGATCATGTCGCATTCATCGCGTCCGGCGGTGATGTCGCTGGTGATATGGAGTGCATTAATTCCCATTATTCCGTTCTTTGTCGCTTCACTCATTCTCGATGGTTCTGCAACCATGATTCACAGCCTGGTCACTATCGACATGATCACCATTTTGTCTCTGATGTATCTGGCGTTTGTGGCGACAATTGTCGGTTATGGGATCTGGGGGACGCTGCTGGGTCGCTATGAAACCTGGCGTGTTGCACCGTTATCGTTACTGGTGCCGGTAGTTGGTCTGGCAAGTGCGGCATTATTGCTGGATGAACGATTAACGGGTCTGCAATTTTTCGGTGCGGTGCTGATAATGGGTGGGCTGTATATCAATGTGTTTGGTTTGCGCTGGCGTAAAGCGGTGAAGGTGAGAGGCTAA
- the ptrR gene encoding putrescine utilization regulator PtrR — protein sequence MDLTQLEMFNAVAEAGSITQAAAKVHRVPSNLTTRIRQLETELGVELFIRENQRLRLSPAGHNFLRYSQQILALVDEARNVVAGDEPQGLFSLGSLESTAAVRIPATLAEFNRRYPKIQFSLSTSPSGTMLDGVLEGKLNAAFIDGPISHTAIDGIPVYREELMIVTPQGHMPVTRASQVNGCNIYAFRANCSYRRHFERWFHADGAAPGTIHEMESYHGMLACVIAGAGIALIPRSMLESMPGHHQVEAWPLGEQWRWLTTWLVWRRGAKTRPLEAFIELLDVPD from the coding sequence ATGGATCTAACCCAACTGGAGATGTTTAACGCCGTTGCTGAGGCAGGCAGCATTACCCAGGCTGCGGCAAAAGTGCATCGTGTACCTTCTAATCTCACGACCCGTATACGCCAACTGGAAACAGAACTCGGCGTTGAACTGTTTATTCGCGAGAATCAGCGGTTACGGCTTTCTCCCGCCGGGCATAATTTTTTACGCTATAGCCAACAAATTCTCGCGCTGGTGGATGAGGCGCGGAACGTTGTAGCTGGCGATGAGCCGCAAGGTCTGTTTTCTCTCGGGTCGCTGGAAAGCACAGCCGCTGTGCGTATTCCGGCAACGCTGGCTGAATTTAACCGTCGCTACCCTAAAATTCAGTTTTCACTCTCTACCAGCCCATCCGGCACCATGCTGGACGGTGTACTGGAGGGGAAACTGAATGCGGCATTTATCGATGGGCCAATCAGCCATACTGCCATCGACGGGATACCGGTTTACCGCGAGGAGTTGATGATCGTCACGCCACAAGGGCATATGCCAGTAACCCGCGCCAGTCAGGTTAATGGCTGTAACATTTATGCCTTCCGTGCCAATTGCTCGTATCGCCGCCATTTTGAGCGCTGGTTTCATGCTGACGGCGCAGCGCCGGGGACTATTCATGAGATGGAGTCATATCACGGCATGCTGGCTTGTGTTATCGCGGGTGCAGGCATTGCGCTTATCCCTCGCTCTATGCTGGAAAGTATGCCAGGGCATCATCAGGTTGAAGCCTGGCCGTTAGGTGAGCAATGGCGTTGGTTAACAACCTGGCTGGTCTGGCGTCGCGGTGCGAAAACACGTCCGCTTGAGGCATTTATTGAGCTGCTGGATGTGCCAGACTAA
- the sad gene encoding succinate-semialdehyde dehydrogenase encodes MTITPATHAISINPANGEQLSSLPWAGADDIENALQLAATGYRDWRETSIDYRAKKLRDIAKALRTRSEEMAQMITREMGKPIKQARAEVVKSANLCDWYAEHGPAMLKAEPTLVENQQAVIEYRPMGTILAVMPWNFPLWQVMRGAVPIILAGNSYLLKHAPNVSGCAQLIAQVFQDAGIPQGVYGWLNADNDGVSRMIKDPRIAAVTVTGSVRAGAAIGAQAGAALKKCVLELGGSDPFIVLNDADLELAVKAAVIGRYQNTGQVCAAAKRFIIEEGIASAFTERFVAAAAALKMGDPRDEENDLGPMARFDLRDELHHQVEKTLAQGARLLLGGEKMAGEGNYYPPTVLANVTPEMTAFREELFGPVAAITIAKNAEHALKLANDSEFGLSATIFTADETRARQMAARLECGGVFINGFCASDARVAFGGVKKSGFGRELSHFGLHEFCNIQTVWKDRI; translated from the coding sequence ATGACCATCACTCCGGCGACCCATGCCATTTCGATAAATCCAGCCAATGGTGAACAACTTTCTTCACTGCCGTGGGCTGGTGCTGACGATATTGAAAACGCTCTTCAGCTTGCGGCGACAGGCTATCGCGACTGGCGCGAGACGAGCATAGATTACCGGGCGAAGAAACTGCGTGATATCGCTAAGGCTCTGCGTACGCGTAGCGAAGAGATGGCGCAAATGATCACCCGTGAAATGGGTAAGCCCATCAAACAGGCGCGTGCCGAAGTGGTGAAATCAGCGAATTTGTGCGACTGGTATGCAGAGCATGGCCCGGCAATGCTGAAAGCTGAACCTACACTGGTTGAGAACCAGCAAGCGGTCATTGAATATCGCCCAATGGGGACAATCCTTGCGGTTATGCCGTGGAACTTCCCGTTATGGCAGGTCATGCGCGGTGCTGTTCCTATCATTCTTGCGGGTAACAGTTACTTACTTAAACATGCGCCGAATGTGTCAGGTTGTGCACAGTTAATTGCCCAGGTATTTCAAGATGCCGGTATCCCACAAGGCGTATATGGTTGGCTGAATGCTGACAACGATGGTGTCAGCCGGATGATTAAAGACCCGCGTATTGCAGCGGTCACGGTGACCGGCAGTGTCCGTGCGGGAGCGGCTATTGGCGCACAGGCCGGCGCAGCGCTAAAAAAATGCGTACTGGAACTGGGTGGTTCGGATCCGTTTATTGTGCTTAACGATGCCGATCTGGAGCTGGCCGTGAAAGCTGCGGTTATCGGACGTTATCAGAATACCGGGCAGGTATGTGCGGCGGCAAAACGCTTTATCATCGAAGAGGGAATTGCTTCGGCATTTACCGAACGTTTCGTAGCGGCTGCAGCGGCGTTAAAAATGGGCGATCCACGTGACGAAGAGAACGATCTCGGCCCGATGGCACGTTTTGATTTGCGTGATGAGCTACATCATCAGGTGGAAAAAACACTGGCGCAGGGGGCGCGTTTGTTACTGGGCGGAGAAAAGATGGCAGGGGAAGGTAACTACTATCCGCCAACGGTTCTGGCTAATGTCACCCCCGAAATGACGGCGTTTCGTGAAGAGCTTTTTGGCCCCGTTGCCGCAATCACCATAGCAAAAAATGCGGAACATGCGCTGAAACTGGCTAATGACAGCGAGTTCGGTCTTTCTGCGACGATCTTTACCGCTGACGAAACACGAGCCAGACAGATGGCAGCACGTCTGGAATGCGGTGGCGTGTTTATCAATGGTTTTTGCGCCAGCGATGCGCGAGTCGCCTTTGGTGGTGTGAAGAAGAGTGGTTTTGGTCGTGAGCTTTCCCATTTCGGTTTACATGAGTTCTGTAATATCCAGACGGTGTGGAAAGACCGGATCTGA
- the marA gene encoding MDR efflux pump AcrAB transcriptional activator MarA: protein MSRRNTDAITIHSILDWIEDNLESPLSLEKVSERSGYSKWHLQRMFKKETGHSLGQYIRSRKMTEIAQKLKESNEPILYLAERYGFESQQTLTRTFKNYFDVPPHKYRMANIQGESRFLHPLNHYNS, encoded by the coding sequence ATGTCCAGACGCAATACTGACGCTATTACTATTCATAGCATTTTGGACTGGATCGAGGACAACCTGGAATCACCACTGTCACTGGAAAAAGTGTCAGAGCGTTCAGGTTACTCCAAATGGCACCTGCAACGGATGTTTAAAAAAGAAACTGGCCATTCATTAGGTCAATACATCCGCAGCCGTAAAATGACGGAAATCGCGCAAAAGCTGAAAGAAAGTAACGAGCCAATACTCTATCTGGCAGAACGTTATGGTTTCGAGTCCCAGCAAACCCTGACCCGCACCTTCAAAAACTATTTTGATGTTCCGCCGCATAAATATCGGATGGCGAATATACAGGGCGAATCGCGCTTTTTACATCCATTGAATCATTACAATAGTTAG